A stretch of the uncultured Desulfobacter sp. genome encodes the following:
- a CDS encoding B12-binding domain-containing protein has product MTVIKKLRAGETLVRYIDPQSQVFSRYDLFREKDEMHASSFSHDAVFQRVAEHVVNGDDLKIADVVSQALALKSPETVIQEGLIPGMDEVSRLWREGTYFLPQVVLSSDAMLAGIAVCEKEMGRPLERKGRIITHTAEGDIHDIGQSIVNALLGAAGYEVINLGVDVPVDQVVQACRDLRPIMLGGTALMTTTMSAFPRIAARLKRLNLAIPFVCGGGAVNEDFVSGFDLGIWGKEASWAVGIAEDALNGMTWRQIRAKWNG; this is encoded by the coding sequence GTGACTGTTATAAAAAAACTCAGGGCAGGAGAAACGCTGGTGCGATATATTGATCCCCAATCCCAGGTGTTTAGCCGATACGATCTTTTTCGTGAAAAGGATGAGATGCATGCATCCAGCTTTTCACATGACGCCGTCTTCCAGCGGGTGGCGGAACACGTGGTCAATGGTGACGATCTTAAAATTGCCGATGTTGTGTCCCAGGCCCTGGCCTTGAAAAGCCCTGAGACGGTAATTCAGGAGGGGCTGATTCCGGGGATGGACGAAGTCAGTCGTCTTTGGCGTGAGGGTACTTACTTTCTGCCCCAGGTTGTCCTCTCTTCCGATGCCATGCTTGCCGGTATTGCCGTTTGTGAAAAAGAAATGGGCCGGCCATTAGAGCGCAAAGGCAGAATCATTACCCACACCGCCGAAGGTGACATCCATGACATTGGTCAGTCCATCGTAAATGCCCTGCTGGGTGCCGCAGGCTACGAAGTCATCAATTTGGGGGTGGATGTCCCTGTTGACCAGGTGGTCCAGGCCTGCCGTGACCTAAGACCTATAATGCTCGGTGGAACAGCATTAATGACCACCACCATGTCCGCTTTCCCCAGGATCGCCGCAAGACTGAAAAGACTGAATCTTGCAATCCCTTTTGTTTGCGGCGGCGGTGCGGTAAATGAAGATTTTGTCTCGGGATTCGATTTGGGTATCTGGGGCAAGGAGGCATCCTGGGCCGTCGGCATCGCCGAAGATGCCCTCAATGGAATGACCTGGCGCCAAATCCGTGCAAAGTGGAATGGCTGA
- a CDS encoding methylamine methyltransferase corrinoid protein reductive activase, producing the protein MGKNLGIALDLGTSGIRGQAVDMDSGAVHSTCLSLFHPLPGANVMDHLHFALDFGESSATGILRAAVNKIIQGLDVPVHNVVRVAVCGNPIQLSLFQGLSIKDLAYAGSRKLSTTKTFVPDRDGMILHGDQLPGLHLPDRCRVIIPPSVSHAVGADALAMILQSDLLHQKNTVLVTDYGTNAEMALCHGGRIITASAAAGPALEGQHLSCGMPAAPGAMTGLDARPGKGYRTSVLDNGMLPVQGPYINLERPGPVTGERRTIKGVTGAGLVAVLFEAIRAGHIRLPRILTPDTRLHIGNNLYIDEADLMAAGRAIGAIRAGHLTLCHEAGIGYGQIETMYMAGATGLYLNPLKAGHIGLLPSGATSIVQTGNTSLKMARDLVLDREKLGRMQDAARRLRPDHCMLASSEVFKKIYLLELAFWTEGMPMDRYRSLLARYGLEDIPLQNAPPRVRQETREHRHSGPGVTVIENIGQVVYRSFPGCTGCGACEEICPNIALTVKDEKTGPLLSLDQARCAGAACKRCERACTESVMTLDTFFGG; encoded by the coding sequence ATGGGAAAAAATCTGGGAATTGCCCTGGATTTGGGAACCAGCGGCATCAGAGGGCAGGCTGTGGATATGGATTCCGGGGCAGTTCACTCCACCTGCTTATCTTTGTTTCATCCCCTGCCCGGCGCCAATGTGATGGATCACCTTCACTTTGCCTTAGACTTTGGCGAATCTTCTGCCACCGGCATACTCCGGGCCGCTGTCAACAAAATAATTCAGGGACTGGACGTACCGGTTCATAACGTCGTACGGGTTGCCGTATGCGGCAATCCAATACAGTTATCCCTATTTCAAGGGTTAAGCATAAAAGATTTGGCCTATGCGGGCAGCCGGAAATTATCCACGACCAAAACTTTTGTACCTGACCGGGACGGCATGATTCTTCATGGGGACCAACTGCCTGGACTGCACCTGCCTGACCGCTGCCGGGTGATCATTCCCCCATCCGTGAGCCATGCTGTTGGTGCCGACGCCCTTGCCATGATCCTCCAAAGCGATCTGCTCCATCAAAAAAATACTGTTCTGGTCACCGATTACGGCACCAATGCAGAGATGGCGCTTTGTCACGGGGGCAGGATTATAACGGCGTCGGCCGCGGCCGGCCCGGCCCTGGAGGGACAGCACTTATCCTGCGGCATGCCGGCCGCCCCCGGCGCAATGACAGGCCTGGACGCCCGGCCCGGGAAGGGGTACAGAACAAGCGTACTGGACAATGGCATGCTCCCGGTACAGGGGCCCTATATCAATCTGGAAAGGCCCGGGCCTGTAACCGGTGAGAGACGGACCATCAAAGGGGTGACGGGTGCGGGCCTGGTCGCTGTTCTTTTTGAGGCCATCCGAGCCGGGCACATCCGGCTGCCCCGAATCCTGACCCCGGACACCAGGCTTCATATAGGCAACAATCTTTATATAGATGAGGCGGATCTCATGGCTGCAGGCAGGGCCATCGGCGCCATCCGGGCCGGACACCTGACCCTTTGCCACGAGGCCGGGATCGGTTATGGGCAGATTGAAACAATGTATATGGCCGGGGCCACAGGTCTTTATTTGAATCCTTTGAAGGCCGGCCATATAGGGCTTCTCCCTTCCGGTGCAACTTCCATTGTCCAGACGGGAAATACCTCTCTGAAAATGGCCCGGGACCTGGTTCTGGACAGAGAAAAGCTTGGCCGGATGCAGGATGCGGCCCGGCGACTGCGCCCGGATCACTGCATGCTGGCATCGTCGGAAGTATTTAAAAAAATCTATTTACTGGAACTGGCGTTTTGGACAGAGGGCATGCCCATGGACAGGTATCGGTCCTTGCTGGCCCGGTACGGCCTTGAAGATATTCCCTTACAGAACGCACCTCCCCGGGTCCGGCAGGAAACACGGGAGCACCGCCATTCAGGACCTGGGGTCACGGTGATTGAGAATATCGGCCAGGTGGTATACCGGTCATTTCCCGGCTGCACAGGATGCGGGGCCTGTGAAGAGATCTGTCCGAACATAGCTCTGACAGTGAAGGATGAAAAAACAGGCCCCTTATTGAGTCTGGACCAGGCCCGCTGCGCCGGTGCCGCCTGCAAACGATGTGAAAGGGCCTGTACCGAAAGTGTGATGACGCTCGATACATTCTTTGGAGGATAG
- a CDS encoding thioesterase family protein, with translation METEIKIRGYHTDLYQHVNNARYLELLEEARWQILETYTDLESFMKKGFLFFVVNINISYKSQARVNDLIRIRSGMRKIGHKSAVVRQKVHNLTTGQVCVDADITFVVSDAKGRALKIEGEVLEMVKQIPIFEE, from the coding sequence ATGGAGACAGAAATTAAGATCAGAGGATACCATACAGACCTGTATCAGCATGTAAATAATGCCCGGTATCTTGAGTTGTTGGAAGAAGCAAGGTGGCAGATTCTTGAAACGTACACGGACCTTGAGTCGTTTATGAAAAAGGGATTTTTATTTTTTGTGGTCAATATCAATATTTCATATAAAAGCCAAGCCAGGGTTAACGATTTGATCAGAATCCGGTCGGGGATGAGAAAAATAGGGCATAAAAGTGCCGTCGTCCGCCAAAAGGTGCACAACCTGACCACCGGGCAGGTCTGTGTGGATGCCGATATCACGTTTGTTGTGTCCGACGCTAAAGGAAGAGCCCTCAAAATAGAAGGAGAGGTGCTGGAGATGGTCAAGCAGATTCCGATATTTGAGGAATAG
- a CDS encoding LysR substrate-binding domain-containing protein translates to MPDSIPIELLKTFIAIADSGSFSLAADQISRTQSAVSMQVKRLEELLEKPLIHRDSRNLKLTSDGVTLLHFARRILKLNEEALSVLKRPELKGWVSIGLPDDYAARFLPEILANFSRTHPRVQVKVTCEPSNVLLGKIQRKELDLAMVTSPTPEIENGILLRQDPIVWVTSDRHCQHEITPLPLALFPDECYCRNWILTALEKAGIEHRIAYTSPSIMGLQAAVTAGLAVTAISQSIVWPGIRQLNAEEGFPALPNASFLLRRNPESNNCIVDSLADHIAKAFSTCSEFGGCLA, encoded by the coding sequence ATGCCGGACTCAATTCCCATAGAACTGCTCAAAACGTTTATTGCCATTGCCGACAGCGGAAGCTTCAGCCTGGCCGCCGATCAGATTTCCAGAACCCAATCGGCCGTGAGCATGCAGGTCAAACGGCTTGAGGAATTACTTGAAAAACCTTTAATTCACAGGGACAGCCGGAATCTTAAATTGACCAGCGACGGCGTTACGCTTCTTCACTTTGCAAGACGAATTTTGAAATTGAACGAAGAGGCCTTGTCAGTATTGAAGCGGCCGGAGCTAAAGGGCTGGGTAAGTATCGGCCTGCCGGACGATTATGCGGCCCGTTTTTTGCCCGAAATCCTGGCTAACTTTTCCCGAACCCACCCCAGGGTTCAGGTAAAAGTCACCTGTGAGCCCAGCAACGTACTTCTGGGAAAAATACAACGAAAAGAACTGGACCTTGCCATGGTCACCTCACCCACCCCCGAAATTGAGAACGGCATCCTGCTCAGGCAGGATCCAATAGTATGGGTCACCTCGGACCGGCATTGCCAGCATGAAATAACACCGCTTCCCCTGGCCCTTTTCCCGGATGAGTGCTACTGCCGAAACTGGATACTCACGGCCCTGGAAAAGGCCGGAATTGAGCACAGGATCGCCTATACCAGTCCGAGTATCATGGGCCTGCAGGCAGCCGTTACCGCAGGGCTCGCCGTGACCGCCATCAGTCAAAGTATTGTCTGGCCGGGAATACGCCAACTCAACGCCGAGGAGGGATTTCCCGCCCTGCCCAATGCATCTTTTTTACTCCGCCGGAATCCGGAATCCAACAACTGCATTGTGGATTCATTGGCCGACCATATCGCCAAAGCGTTCAGCACCTGTTCCGAATTTGGCGGGTGCCTTGCCTGA
- a CDS encoding DUF1127 domain-containing protein: MSKKHCRLLLEMNDYHLKDIGISRADAVRFSRQRDGLWKCIFNKTDAGRSDDMQI, translated from the coding sequence ATGTCGAAAAAGCATTGCCGCCTGCTCTTGGAGATGAATGATTACCATCTGAAGGATATTGGGATAAGCCGGGCGGATGCGGTCAGGTTTTCCCGGCAAAGGGACGGCCTCTGGAAATGTATTTTTAACAAAACCGATGCCGGACGTTCCGACGACATGCAAATTTAG
- a CDS encoding AAA family ATPase, which produces MIFETLNENELQLIHQGERSRLFRYNAGDDKRVLLIKVARSHSPLSRQATLFANELKITRNLNCPGIRKALQTGNVGGSPAVCLEFIDGVSLRDYCAENKPDLLQMVSLGVGIAKSLAGIHGAHTIHRNLSSTHVMVGRDHKPVLIDFSIALANPLGRESHPSDRLEGNLAYISPEQTGRINRVVDYRTDLYALGVMLYEMLSGQLPFTGTPTELIHAHIARKPRPLIARNPELPNLLSDIVMRLLSKSTEERYQSAVGVARDLERCLTELRGKGRIQSFDLGRDDISARLLIPQRLYGRQKAWIMLDQAFCRTEAGSKGFMHVTGPDGVGKTALVSELKQRVIEKKGIFVTGAYDQYQRKVPYHGLNLIFSALAGILCTYPTHKLALLRSYLKQETESWQGVLTAVLPGLQMLVTDDAPPNAVPLTLPRPQLGNTIYRVLLLLAKECGPLVMVLDHLQWADTASLEVIKLLAMDNDNGPLLTIGIFNDQQGRNKGLMNILDTESSENSLIQKIELNNLDRKSLSDLIKDIIKKSGQDTEVFGNMVFDKTGGNPLLAVEFIQSLYNDGALRFNFDAGHWCWDEPAVRNKALVDDVITSVHQKLEHLATPVQEILMKAACIGQTFSLETLASVLKQPEAEVELGIKTAEKEHLLLGVSSAGASNSGASGPDLFDGRTYFTFSHSRVRQAALSLLLPPNQRMTRLELGRLLLAGYDEARLKQEIFVVVDHLNEGFRYMETDEERLHLAGLNHKAGKRAFDTGAYETAVWYLNMGLGLLPSDKWERFHEKSCLLFEDAIKAEYFNCNFPRVHMLAEELATHAKTPEKIAGARKFQILAHTAQGDRDKAFASALTALEALDVIKPEEMPGVRPEAMVRPELMDLETIIKASHMLSKEIRLDRLTHKLMHIVMENAGAEKGVLVMKLDGKMAIHAKGEAGCRGAEILSPLPLEESHDLPRSVILAVASTQNEIVLGNAQNDPRFSQDPYIIKHKVRSIMGVPITHQAKLVGVFYLENNLATNIFSPSHLQLLKTLLSQAAISMENARLYTSLEEKLQELSTTRDALTESRNWLDRIINTIGEPIFVKDREHRWVLLNDAFCHFLGHSRETLLGKSDYDFCSKDEADIFWQKDELVFTTGEENVNEEKFSDAKGKTHTILTNKTLYTDKKGKKYIVGISRDITERKRMEEMMIQSEKMLSVGGLAAGMAHEINNPLAGIMQTIQVMAQRLKAGANIPANNKAAEAAGITMASIEQFMENRGIPRMIAAIIDSGKRVSEIVTNMLSFARKDDAAASSQNLNTILDKTIELAATDYNLKKEYDFKQISITREYDNGLPDIPCQVGKIQQVLLNILANGAQAMQGAGTPNAGFFIRTYVDSARNMACVEIEDNGPGMDENVRKHIFDPFFTTKPAGVGTGLGLSISYFIITENHKGEIAVESSPGAGAKFIIRLPLFMDTHQA; this is translated from the coding sequence ATGATATTCGAGACACTCAACGAAAATGAGCTCCAGCTGATTCACCAGGGAGAGAGAAGCCGCCTATTCCGTTATAATGCCGGCGATGACAAAAGGGTACTGCTCATCAAGGTGGCCCGGAGCCACTCTCCCCTGTCCCGCCAGGCCACCCTTTTTGCCAACGAGCTGAAAATCACTCGCAACTTAAATTGTCCGGGAATTCGAAAGGCCCTGCAAACAGGCAATGTCGGGGGCAGCCCTGCTGTTTGTCTGGAATTTATCGACGGGGTCAGCCTCAGGGACTATTGTGCTGAGAACAAACCGGATCTTTTGCAAATGGTATCCCTGGGGGTGGGAATAGCCAAGTCTCTTGCCGGTATCCACGGTGCCCACACCATCCACAGAAACCTTAGCAGTACCCATGTGATGGTCGGCCGTGACCACAAGCCCGTGCTGATTGATTTTTCCATTGCCCTGGCAAATCCCCTGGGCCGGGAATCGCACCCCTCGGACCGGCTTGAGGGAAATTTAGCGTATATATCACCGGAGCAGACAGGCAGGATCAACCGCGTTGTGGACTATCGGACTGATCTTTACGCTCTGGGCGTCATGCTTTATGAAATGCTTTCCGGTCAATTGCCCTTTACCGGTACCCCAACCGAATTGATCCATGCCCACATTGCCAGAAAACCCCGGCCACTGATTGCCCGGAACCCGGAATTGCCCAATCTGCTGTCAGATATCGTTATGCGGCTTCTGTCCAAAAGCACTGAAGAACGGTATCAATCGGCCGTCGGCGTTGCCAGAGATCTGGAACGCTGCCTGACGGAACTTCGGGGAAAAGGCCGGATTCAGTCCTTTGACCTTGGCAGGGATGATATCTCTGCCCGGCTGCTTATTCCCCAGCGCCTGTACGGCAGGCAGAAGGCCTGGATCATGCTTGATCAGGCTTTTTGCCGGACAGAAGCCGGAAGCAAGGGGTTTATGCATGTCACCGGCCCTGACGGTGTGGGTAAAACAGCCCTGGTCAGTGAGTTGAAACAACGTGTGATTGAAAAAAAGGGAATCTTTGTGACAGGTGCATATGATCAGTATCAACGCAAGGTCCCCTACCATGGGTTGAACCTTATCTTTTCGGCCCTGGCCGGTATCCTTTGCACATATCCCACCCATAAGCTGGCTCTATTGCGGTCATACCTGAAGCAGGAAACCGAATCATGGCAGGGGGTTTTGACCGCTGTTTTACCCGGCCTGCAGATGCTCGTGACTGATGATGCGCCCCCAAACGCCGTTCCCCTGACATTGCCGCGGCCGCAACTGGGCAACACCATCTACCGTGTTTTACTCCTTCTTGCAAAAGAATGCGGCCCCCTTGTCATGGTTCTGGACCATCTTCAGTGGGCGGATACCGCATCCCTTGAGGTGATAAAGCTTCTGGCAATGGACAACGACAACGGTCCTCTGCTGACCATAGGCATCTTTAATGACCAACAGGGCCGAAACAAGGGACTGATGAACATCCTTGATACCGAAAGTTCAGAAAACAGCCTCATACAAAAAATTGAGTTGAATAATTTGGACAGAAAATCACTTTCGGACCTGATTAAAGACATCATCAAAAAATCAGGACAGGACACCGAGGTTTTTGGGAATATGGTTTTCGATAAAACAGGCGGCAATCCCCTGCTGGCCGTTGAATTCATCCAATCCCTCTACAATGACGGCGCCCTCCGGTTTAACTTCGATGCCGGGCACTGGTGCTGGGATGAACCTGCGGTCCGGAACAAAGCCCTTGTGGATGATGTGATCACTTCAGTACACCAGAAGCTGGAACATTTGGCAACGCCTGTCCAGGAGATTCTGATGAAGGCCGCCTGTATCGGTCAAACCTTTTCTTTGGAAACCCTGGCATCGGTTTTAAAGCAACCTGAGGCCGAGGTTGAACTGGGAATCAAAACGGCAGAGAAAGAACACCTCCTCCTTGGCGTAAGCAGTGCCGGCGCCTCCAATTCCGGGGCTTCAGGCCCAGACCTTTTTGATGGCCGGACCTATTTTACGTTTTCCCACTCCAGGGTACGCCAGGCCGCATTGTCGCTGCTGCTGCCGCCAAATCAACGGATGACCCGTCTGGAACTGGGTCGCCTTCTCCTTGCCGGCTATGATGAAGCCCGTCTCAAACAGGAGATATTTGTGGTGGTGGACCATCTGAATGAGGGCTTCAGATATATGGAAACCGATGAAGAGCGCCTGCATCTGGCCGGACTGAATCATAAGGCTGGAAAAAGAGCCTTTGACACCGGGGCTTATGAGACGGCTGTATGGTATCTTAATATGGGGCTGGGCCTGCTTCCTTCTGACAAGTGGGAACGTTTCCACGAAAAAAGCTGCCTGTTGTTTGAGGATGCCATAAAGGCGGAATATTTCAACTGCAATTTCCCCCGGGTGCATATGCTGGCCGAAGAATTGGCAACCCATGCCAAAACCCCTGAAAAAATTGCCGGGGCCAGAAAATTTCAAATTCTGGCGCACACTGCCCAAGGAGACCGTGACAAGGCCTTTGCATCGGCACTGACAGCCCTTGAGGCGCTGGATGTCATCAAGCCGGAAGAAATGCCCGGCGTCCGGCCCGAAGCAATGGTAAGACCTGAATTGATGGATCTGGAAACCATTATCAAAGCCTCACACATGCTATCTAAAGAGATACGCCTTGACCGTCTAACGCATAAACTCATGCACATTGTCATGGAAAACGCAGGTGCGGAAAAAGGGGTGTTGGTTATGAAACTGGACGGCAAAATGGCCATCCATGCCAAAGGTGAAGCCGGTTGCCGGGGTGCTGAAATTTTAAGCCCACTGCCCCTGGAAGAGAGCCATGACCTGCCCCGGTCCGTTATTTTAGCCGTGGCAAGCACCCAAAATGAAATTGTGCTGGGGAACGCTCAAAACGACCCCCGGTTTTCCCAGGACCCTTATATTATAAAGCATAAGGTAAGATCCATCATGGGGGTGCCGATCACTCACCAGGCAAAACTGGTTGGGGTCTTTTATCTGGAAAACAATCTGGCCACCAATATCTTTTCCCCAAGTCATCTGCAATTGCTGAAAACCCTTTTATCCCAAGCCGCCATATCCATGGAAAACGCCAGACTCTACACCAGTCTTGAGGAAAAGCTTCAAGAATTGAGTACCACCAGGGACGCCCTGACCGAATCACGCAATTGGCTGGACAGAATCATCAACACCATAGGGGAGCCGATTTTTGTCAAGGACAGGGAGCACCGCTGGGTGCTGCTCAATGATGCTTTCTGTCATTTCCTGGGGCATTCCAGGGAAACATTGCTCGGCAAATCCGACTATGATTTTTGTTCCAAAGACGAAGCCGATATTTTTTGGCAGAAGGATGAACTGGTTTTCACTACCGGAGAGGAAAACGTCAATGAAGAAAAATTTTCCGATGCAAAGGGCAAAACCCATACCATCCTCACCAATAAAACCCTGTATACAGATAAGAAAGGCAAAAAGTACATTGTCGGCATTAGCCGTGATATCACCGAACGAAAACGCATGGAAGAGATGATGATCCAGAGCGAAAAGATGCTCTCTGTCGGCGGGCTTGCCGCAGGCATGGCCCACGAAATCAATAATCCTCTGGCCGGGATAATGCAGACCATCCAGGTAATGGCCCAACGGCTTAAAGCAGGCGCTAATATCCCGGCCAACAACAAAGCGGCAGAGGCCGCCGGCATTACCATGGCGTCCATTGAACAGTTCATGGAAAACAGGGGCATACCGAGAATGATTGCAGCGATCATCGATTCAGGAAAGCGGGTATCGGAAATTGTGACCAATATGCTTAGTTTTGCCCGTAAGGACGACGCGGCAGCATCTTCCCAGAACCTGAATACAATCCTGGATAAAACCATCGAACTTGCGGCAACGGATTATAATTTGAAAAAAGAGTATGATTTTAAACAAATCAGCATCACCAGGGAATATGATAACGGTCTGCCTGATATCCCTTGCCAGGTCGGCAAAATCCAGCAGGTACTACTCAATATATTGGCTAACGGGGCCCAGGCCATGCAGGGTGCAGGGACCCCGAACGCCGGATTTTTCATCCGGACCTATGTTGATTCAGCCCGGAATATGGCCTGCGTAGAAATTGAAGACAACGGGCCTGGAATGGATGAAAACGTTCGCAAGCATATTTTCGATCCTTTTTTTACCACCAAACCGGCAGGCGTGGGAACCGGGTTGGGGCTCAGTATCTCCTATTTTATCATCACTGAAAACCATAAAGGAGAAATAGCCGTTGAGTCCAGTCCGGGCGCAGGGGCTAAATTCATTATACGGCTGCCTTTATTTATGGATACACATCAGGCGTAA
- a CDS encoding DUF1638 domain-containing protein: MAILGILTCEILEREIASLVAHDNRVGTVTVVEGPESQDLIARIETQVCYRVRRIPHLSAFEPEGRGNELLIRVLPLGLHRHQEILRKRLIDEARRMDGVVDLLLLGYGRCGGALTEPREVIDTGCPLFFPRDKGLPVADCVALSLGGNEAYYREQCRVAGTYFFTPGWSHHWRDMFGPDDGRNGIVSAELCQRVFRGYTRLLVVHTPVITRKKIRERAKVMASLCGLTIEERSGSLLALKKCYQEAKTVLDMLS, translated from the coding sequence ATGGCCATTCTTGGCATCCTGACCTGTGAAATTCTGGAAAGGGAGATCGCTTCCCTGGTTGCCCATGACAACCGGGTCGGCACGGTCACCGTGGTGGAGGGTCCGGAATCCCAGGATCTTATTGCCCGTATCGAAACCCAGGTGTGCTACCGGGTGCGGCGCATCCCCCACCTGTCCGCTTTTGAACCGGAAGGCAGGGGCAATGAACTGTTGATCCGGGTGCTGCCCCTGGGATTGCACCGGCATCAGGAGATTCTTAGAAAGCGCCTTATAGATGAGGCACGCCGGATGGACGGCGTTGTTGACCTTCTGTTGCTCGGGTACGGCCGGTGCGGCGGCGCGTTGACCGAACCCCGGGAGGTGATCGACACAGGATGTCCCCTTTTTTTCCCCCGGGACAAAGGTCTGCCTGTTGCCGATTGCGTCGCCCTTAGTCTTGGCGGAAATGAGGCCTATTACCGGGAACAATGCCGGGTGGCAGGCACTTATTTTTTTACACCGGGATGGAGCCACCACTGGCGGGATATGTTCGGTCCTGATGATGGGCGAAATGGCATCGTCTCCGCGGAACTTTGCCAAAGAGTGTTCCGGGGGTATACCCGGTTGCTGGTGGTACATACCCCGGTGATCACCCGGAAAAAAATACGAGAACGTGCGAAGGTCATGGCCTCATTATGCGGCCTGACAATAGAGGAGCGATCGGGAAGTCTCCTGGCCCTTAAAAAATGCTACCAGGAAGCAAAAACGGTACTGGATATGCTGTCTTGA
- a CDS encoding methyltransferase MtaB domain-containing protein, producing the protein MKLTSTMAYADARDMIFGSCLNPVTTRSGLHIGAGHVIPEIVVHPRAGSEASLRTLLREFKRAYEDVLERCVSIGHPAICLEIEHVGQMTRRPEWGEQVAGQTAQLMEKYRNRYGIGLTSRFTIADIRRPDMVNLRDSDPTQSVLASFEACARHAEMVAIESIGGKEIFDHAVIRNDVTGMLFAQAVLGGRDMQWLWPQITAIAQGQNCCPSGDTGCSHANTAMFMAGGYHDRQIPHTLAALARAISIGNTLVAYECGATGPGKNCAYENPMIKAITGVPISCEGKSSACAHSGFCGNVIAATCDLWSNEAVEYHSMFGGTSAAVFAELLGYDTALMNTAIGLGYERQIQECMINSDRYRNPQSYILCPDIAWKIGKAVTENPQSLYARARAAALVCGELIAGDPNLHLTAYERDALAHYMEELDALPEQEENFIDLCLARYNGIKGFRKESYGF; encoded by the coding sequence GTGAAACTTACAAGTACCATGGCGTATGCTGACGCCCGGGATATGATTTTTGGTTCCTGTCTGAATCCTGTAACCACCAGAAGCGGGCTGCATATCGGTGCGGGTCACGTTATCCCTGAAATTGTCGTCCACCCCCGGGCCGGTAGTGAAGCCTCTTTGAGAACCCTGCTGCGCGAATTTAAACGGGCCTATGAGGATGTGCTAGAAAGGTGTGTATCCATCGGGCATCCTGCCATTTGCCTTGAGATCGAACATGTGGGGCAGATGACCCGCCGGCCGGAATGGGGCGAACAGGTGGCAGGCCAAACCGCCCAGCTGATGGAAAAATATAGGAACAGGTACGGTATAGGCCTGACAAGCCGTTTCACCATCGCCGATATCCGCAGACCGGATATGGTCAACCTTCGGGACTCCGACCCCACCCAATCTGTTCTGGCCTCTTTTGAAGCCTGTGCCCGGCATGCGGAGATGGTGGCCATCGAGTCCATCGGCGGCAAGGAGATTTTCGATCATGCCGTTATCCGAAACGATGTAACAGGCATGTTATTCGCCCAGGCTGTGTTGGGCGGCAGGGATATGCAGTGGCTTTGGCCCCAAATCACGGCCATTGCCCAGGGGCAGAACTGCTGTCCCAGCGGCGACACCGGATGTTCACATGCCAACACGGCCATGTTCATGGCTGGCGGTTATCACGACAGGCAGATCCCCCACACCCTGGCGGCCCTGGCCCGGGCGATCAGTATCGGCAACACCCTGGTGGCCTATGAGTGCGGCGCTACCGGACCCGGGAAAAACTGCGCCTATGAGAACCCCATGATCAAGGCCATAACAGGGGTTCCCATTTCCTGTGAAGGAAAAAGCAGCGCCTGCGCCCATTCCGGATTTTGTGGAAATGTCATCGCAGCCACCTGTGACCTGTGGTCCAACGAGGCTGTTGAGTACCATTCCATGTTCGGCGGAACAAGTGCGGCTGTTTTTGCCGAATTACTGGGATACGACACAGCGCTGATGAATACAGCCATTGGCCTGGGGTATGAGCGCCAGATTCAGGAATGCATGATCAATTCAGACCGGTACCGGAACCCCCAGAGCTACATCCTTTGCCCGGACATTGCCTGGAAAATAGGCAAAGCCGTCACGGAAAACCCCCAAAGCCTCTACGCACGGGCACGGGCGGCAGCACTGGTATGCGGAGAGTTGATTGCCGGTGACCCCAACCTGCATTTGACCGCCTATGAGCGTGATGCGCTGGCACACTATATGGAGGAACTCGACGCTCTGCCAGAACAAGAGGAAAATTTCATAGACCTCTGTCTGGCCAGATATAACGGAATCAAAGGATTTCGCAAAGAATCCTACGGATTTTAA